One region of Vicinamibacterales bacterium genomic DNA includes:
- a CDS encoding NAD(P)/FAD-dependent oxidoreductase — protein MPLPASSDIVIVGAGAAGLAAAIFAGRARPGGGVVIVDGARTPGAKILVSGGGRCNVTNAVVAETDFWGASSHAVRRILRALPVPETTAFFAELGVPLHEEPDGKLFPDSNRARDVLEALVHGAAQAGTTLVPGARVERIARHGSGFIIDTGLGSIRAGAVVLAAGGQSLPKSGSDGSGYRLAMSLGHSIVAPTPALVPLRLAPDTPHSVHSGLSGVTVDAELALWIDGGLSIRLRGALLWTHFGISGPVVLNASRHWTRGTLLGRDVRLAANWYPGLRFDEVERSWIRAARERPGVTLRRALVPHLPDAMALAILGALALAPDRRAAELTREDRRRLVHALTDWPLPVVETRGYSYAEVTAGGVPLAEIDAATMESRVCPGLYLVGEILDVDGRIGGFNFQWAWCTAAIAGRGATRASTPPSG, from the coding sequence ATGCCCCTCCCTGCCAGCAGTGACATCGTCATCGTCGGCGCCGGCGCTGCTGGCCTCGCGGCTGCCATCTTCGCCGGCCGCGCGCGCCCAGGTGGCGGCGTCGTCATCGTCGACGGCGCGCGCACGCCGGGCGCCAAGATTCTCGTCAGTGGCGGCGGCCGCTGCAACGTCACGAACGCGGTCGTCGCTGAGACTGATTTCTGGGGCGCCAGCTCCCACGCCGTCCGGCGCATCCTGAGGGCGCTGCCCGTTCCGGAAACGACGGCGTTCTTCGCAGAACTCGGGGTGCCGCTGCACGAGGAGCCTGATGGGAAGCTCTTTCCCGATTCGAATCGAGCGCGTGACGTACTCGAGGCGCTGGTGCACGGCGCCGCGCAAGCCGGCACGACGCTCGTCCCAGGTGCGCGAGTCGAACGGATCGCGCGCCACGGAAGTGGCTTCATCATCGACACCGGGCTTGGGAGCATCCGCGCCGGTGCCGTCGTCCTTGCCGCGGGTGGACAATCACTTCCCAAGAGCGGAAGCGACGGTTCGGGCTATCGCCTCGCGATGTCGCTCGGCCATTCGATCGTGGCGCCGACGCCGGCGCTGGTGCCGCTGCGGCTCGCCCCCGACACGCCGCACAGCGTGCATTCTGGCCTCTCCGGCGTCACCGTAGACGCGGAACTGGCTCTGTGGATCGATGGCGGGCTGTCGATCCGGTTACGCGGCGCGCTGCTCTGGACGCATTTCGGGATCAGCGGTCCGGTCGTGCTCAACGCATCGCGCCACTGGACGAGGGGGACGCTGCTGGGGCGCGACGTGCGTCTAGCCGCCAACTGGTATCCCGGATTGCGGTTCGACGAGGTGGAGCGAAGCTGGATCCGCGCCGCCAGGGAGCGTCCCGGTGTGACCCTGCGCCGCGCACTCGTCCCGCACCTGCCCGACGCCATGGCCCTCGCGATCCTCGGCGCGCTCGCCCTGGCGCCGGATCGGCGCGCCGCCGAGCTCACGCGCGAGGACCGCCGACGCCTCGTGCACGCGTTGACCGACTGGCCCCTGCCGGTCGTCGAGACGCGAGGCTACAGCTACGCGGAAGTCACCGCCGGCGGCGTCCCGCTCGCGGAAATCGATGCGGCGACCATGGAGTCTCGCGTCTGTCCGGGGCTGTATCTCGTCGGCGAGATCCTCGACGTCGACGGCCGGATCGGCGGTTTCAACTTCCAATGGGCCTGGTGCACCGCCGCGATCGCCGGACGAGGCGCTACTCGAGCCTCAACGCCACCATCGGGCTGA
- a CDS encoding VWA domain-containing protein — protein sequence MIQASRFIALLLIALLGQTPAAPPQQPLPQQPPPQQPPPRFRTETNFVRVDVYATHDGTPVQDLAQEDFEVSEDNVPQRIESFEHILINPAGPQAALIEPSSPSQANQLAADPKRRVFVIFLDTHSVPYEGSHAIKEPLISFMQQAMGDDDLVALMTPDMSPDQLTFGRRTQVIEAGLRETWFWGRRDTLSLDDWERKIDECFPPQPLEGGYSSALAKALITRRRERVTLDSLHDLVRHMGALREGRTAVITVSDGWLLYRPDQSLMSPRKTVFGKNADPLPGSPTPVGVGRGGTLSKEPGYDTNPNDRTTCDADRADLALSDDDQYFKTIYGEANRANVSFYTIDPRGLVVFDTPLGPDPPPDLETDRAMLTQRHDVLRTLASATDGMALMDSNDLHRQLRRIADDMTSYYLVGYRSTNGKLDGQYRAIKVRSKRAGVDIRARHGYTAASAAEVARARAAADLAVPEEKAALNRALGTIESDARAVGRTVRGAGEPVVLHRGPSTGNQIQPSPGRVFPRSDRIRFELEAPAGTPVWSGALLDRNGGKTPIPVAVAERTDTATGQRWLTADITLAPLGAGDYVVELTTIEGTAQKKTLVAIRVTQ from the coding sequence GTGATCCAGGCGTCCCGGTTCATCGCCCTTCTATTGATCGCACTGCTCGGACAGACGCCGGCCGCGCCGCCGCAGCAGCCACTGCCGCAGCAGCCTCCGCCGCAGCAGCCCCCGCCGCGGTTTCGCACGGAAACGAACTTCGTACGGGTCGACGTCTATGCGACGCACGACGGCACGCCGGTGCAGGACCTGGCGCAGGAGGATTTCGAGGTCTCCGAAGACAACGTCCCGCAGCGGATCGAGTCGTTCGAGCACATCCTGATCAACCCGGCCGGGCCACAGGCGGCCCTGATCGAGCCGTCCTCGCCATCGCAGGCGAACCAGCTCGCTGCCGATCCGAAGCGGCGCGTCTTCGTGATTTTCCTCGACACCCACAGCGTGCCCTATGAGGGATCGCATGCGATCAAGGAGCCGCTCATCAGCTTCATGCAGCAGGCGATGGGGGACGACGACCTCGTCGCGCTGATGACGCCCGACATGAGTCCCGACCAGCTCACGTTCGGACGCCGCACGCAGGTGATCGAAGCCGGGCTGCGCGAGACCTGGTTCTGGGGGCGCCGCGACACGCTCTCCCTCGACGACTGGGAGCGGAAGATCGACGAATGCTTTCCGCCGCAGCCACTCGAGGGGGGGTATTCGTCGGCCCTGGCGAAGGCGTTGATCACGCGGCGGCGCGAACGCGTCACGCTCGACAGTCTCCACGATCTGGTCCGCCACATGGGCGCGCTGCGGGAGGGGCGTACCGCAGTCATCACGGTGTCGGACGGCTGGCTGCTGTATCGGCCGGATCAGTCGCTGATGTCCCCCAGAAAAACGGTGTTCGGGAAGAACGCGGATCCCCTACCCGGTTCGCCGACCCCGGTCGGCGTCGGGCGAGGCGGCACGCTCTCGAAGGAACCGGGATACGACACCAACCCGAACGATCGCACGACGTGCGACGCCGATCGAGCCGATCTCGCGCTCAGTGACGACGACCAATACTTCAAGACGATCTACGGCGAGGCGAATCGCGCCAACGTCAGTTTCTACACGATCGATCCACGGGGACTGGTGGTCTTCGACACACCGCTCGGCCCCGATCCGCCGCCGGATCTCGAGACGGACCGCGCGATGCTGACCCAGCGCCACGACGTGTTGAGGACGCTCGCCAGCGCAACCGATGGGATGGCGCTCATGGACAGCAACGATCTGCACCGGCAACTGCGGCGGATCGCCGACGACATGACGTCGTACTACCTGGTCGGATATCGCTCGACGAACGGCAAGCTCGACGGCCAGTACCGCGCGATCAAGGTCCGATCGAAGCGGGCCGGCGTCGACATCCGCGCCCGACATGGCTACACCGCCGCCAGCGCGGCGGAGGTCGCCCGGGCGCGTGCCGCGGCGGACCTGGCCGTGCCGGAGGAGAAGGCGGCGCTGAACCGCGCGCTCGGAACCATCGAATCCGACGCTCGCGCAGTCGGCCGCACCGTGCGCGGCGCCGGCGAACCGGTCGTCCTGCACCGAGGTCCGTCCACCGGCAACCAGATCCAGCCGTCGCCCGGGCGGGTGTTTCCACGAAGCGACCGCATCAGATTCGAGCTGGAAGCGCCGGCCGGCACGCCGGTCTGGAGCGGCGCCCTGCTCGATCGCAACGGCGGCAAGACGCCTATCCCGGTCGCCGTCGCCGAGCGGACCGACACCGCCACGGGGCAGCGCTGGCTGACGGCCGACATCACGCTCGCACCGCTTGGCGCCGGCGACTACGTCGTGGAACTGACCACCATCGAGGGGACCGCACAGAAGAAGACGCTGGTGGCGATTCGCGTCACGCAGTAG
- a CDS encoding Crp/Fnr family transcriptional regulator: protein MARANRRRVPSRAQQPAFDPEAFLEATETARRVVTYPKGKTVFAQGQPSDAVMYIQKGSIKISVLSRTGKEAVVAMLGPGDFLGEGALAGQSIRLGTATATAPTTVLIIDTAAMLRLLRIEPAFSERFISYMLARNLRIEADLVDHLFNSSEKRLARALLLLARYGDQAGSERRIPKISQETLAEMVGTTRSRVNFFMNKFRDLGFIEYNGDLKINTSLLNVVLHE, encoded by the coding sequence ATGGCCAGAGCGAACAGGCGGCGCGTTCCGTCGCGGGCGCAACAACCAGCGTTCGATCCTGAAGCCTTTCTCGAGGCCACAGAGACGGCACGGCGCGTCGTGACGTATCCCAAGGGGAAGACCGTCTTCGCGCAGGGTCAACCGAGCGATGCCGTCATGTACATCCAGAAGGGCAGCATCAAGATCTCCGTGCTGTCCCGGACCGGCAAAGAAGCCGTGGTGGCGATGCTCGGCCCCGGCGATTTCTTAGGGGAGGGGGCGCTCGCCGGTCAATCCATTCGGCTCGGAACGGCAACCGCGACAGCGCCGACGACCGTGCTCATCATTGACACGGCCGCGATGCTTCGCCTCCTGCGCATCGAGCCGGCCTTCTCAGAGCGCTTCATCTCGTACATGCTCGCGAGGAACCTCCGCATCGAGGCGGACCTCGTCGATCATCTGTTCAACTCGAGCGAAAAGCGGCTGGCGCGGGCGCTATTGCTGCTGGCACGCTACGGCGATCAGGCGGGTTCGGAGCGCCGGATCCCGAAGATCTCCCAGGAAACCCTGGCGGAGATGGTCGGGACGACCCGTTCACGCGTCAACTTCTTCATGAACAAATTCAGGGACCTGGGATTCATCGAGTACAACGGCGATCTGAAGATCAACACATCGCTTCTCAACGTCGTCCTGCACGAGTAG
- a CDS encoding phosphomannomutase/phosphoglucomutase — protein MSINPNIFKAYDVRGLYPQEVNEDAARLIGRGFVAYLHAKRIAVSRDMRLSSPSIAAAFIEGARQQGADVVDYGMMGTDMLYFAVARDGHDGGVQITASHNPKEYNGIKMVRRDAFPLSGESGIDDIRDMIAANQLPPPAPEPGSLSTASVVDDYVKHVLSFVDLSIIRPFKVVLDAGSGIAGMMAPLIFAHIPTKTLTTLCFEVDGTFPNHEANPLIEENRRDITARVIAEKADIGIAWDGDADRCFFIDGAGQFVAGDFITALLAEAFLIKHPGAKIVYDVRASYAVKDTAARYGSEALMNRVGHAFFKRRMREDNAIFGGEVTGHYYFRDNFYADNGFIPALLILELMSRKGQTLRELLAPLREKYFISGEINTRVSDVKKAQEKIDGLAAKYQAGKVYSMDGISAEFPDWHFNVRGSNTEPMLRLNLEATSEELMRAKRDEVLAYIRS, from the coding sequence ATGTCCATCAATCCCAACATCTTCAAGGCCTACGACGTCCGCGGTCTCTATCCGCAGGAGGTCAACGAGGACGCGGCGCGGCTCATCGGCCGCGGCTTCGTCGCCTACCTGCACGCCAAGCGGATCGCCGTCTCGAGAGACATGCGCTTGTCGTCGCCATCGATAGCGGCCGCCTTCATCGAAGGGGCGCGGCAGCAGGGAGCCGACGTGGTCGATTACGGCATGATGGGGACCGACATGCTGTACTTCGCCGTCGCCCGCGACGGGCACGACGGCGGTGTGCAGATCACGGCGTCGCACAATCCCAAGGAGTACAACGGCATCAAGATGGTCCGCCGGGACGCGTTTCCGCTCTCCGGCGAGTCAGGCATCGACGACATCCGCGACATGATCGCGGCCAATCAGCTGCCGCCGCCGGCGCCCGAGCCGGGCTCGCTGAGCACGGCCAGCGTCGTCGACGACTACGTGAAGCACGTGCTGTCGTTCGTCGATCTGTCGATCATTAGGCCGTTCAAGGTCGTGCTCGACGCCGGCAGCGGAATCGCCGGCATGATGGCGCCGCTCATCTTTGCGCACATCCCGACGAAGACGCTGACGACCCTCTGCTTCGAGGTGGACGGTACGTTTCCGAACCACGAGGCCAACCCGCTCATCGAGGAAAACCGCCGCGACATCACCGCGCGCGTGATCGCCGAGAAGGCCGACATCGGCATCGCCTGGGACGGCGACGCCGATCGCTGCTTCTTCATCGACGGCGCCGGCCAGTTCGTCGCAGGGGATTTCATCACGGCGCTGCTCGCCGAGGCCTTCCTCATCAAGCATCCAGGCGCGAAGATCGTCTATGACGTGCGGGCCAGTTACGCGGTCAAGGACACTGCGGCGCGCTACGGCAGCGAGGCGCTGATGAATCGCGTCGGGCACGCCTTCTTCAAGCGACGCATGCGCGAAGACAACGCGATCTTCGGCGGCGAGGTCACCGGCCACTACTATTTCCGCGACAACTTCTACGCCGACAACGGCTTCATTCCGGCGCTGCTCATCCTCGAGCTGATGTCGCGCAAGGGGCAGACGCTCCGCGAGCTGCTCGCGCCGCTGCGCGAGAAGTATTTCATTTCCGGCGAGATCAACACGCGCGTCTCCGACGTCAAGAAGGCGCAGGAGAAGATCGACGGTTTGGCTGCAAAGTATCAGGCGGGCAAGGTGTACTCGATGGACGGCATCTCGGCCGAGTTCCCCGACTGGCATTTCAACGTGCGCGGATCCAACACCGAGCCGATGCTCAGACTGAACCTGGAAGCCACCAGCGAGGAGCTCATGCGGGCGAAGCGCGACGAGGTGCTCGCCTATATCAGATCCTGA
- a CDS encoding NDP-sugar synthase gives MKAILLAGGKGTRLRPLTVHTPKPIVPILNRPFLYYQIDRLKQIPEIDEVILSLNYQPRRIEEIFGEGEDLGIRIRYVVEPQPLGTGGAIRYAGDSLTESVVVFNGDVLTDVDLAAVLRLHRERGAKATVVLTPVDNPRAYGLVETDPDGNVSRFLEKPGEDEITCNTINAGIYVLEPDTFDRIPKDTAWSIERSYFPSLVERGETFVAYVHGGYWIDIGTPAKYLQVHRDIMDGHYAAPPFNGVPSAWVSPDARVDPGAEIHSPCFIDEGSVIKAGAKILPYSVIGRQTHIEEGAIVDGAIVWPNGWIGAEAALHGAILGRNVHIGRNAILRSPAVLGDKTVITDFSHF, from the coding sequence ATGAAGGCCATCCTTCTCGCCGGCGGCAAGGGGACGCGGCTGCGGCCGCTGACCGTGCACACGCCGAAGCCGATCGTGCCGATCCTCAATCGGCCGTTTCTCTACTATCAGATCGACCGGCTGAAGCAGATTCCCGAGATCGACGAGGTGATCCTCAGTCTCAATTACCAGCCGCGACGGATCGAGGAGATCTTCGGCGAGGGGGAGGATCTCGGCATCAGGATCCGCTACGTGGTCGAGCCGCAGCCGCTCGGCACCGGCGGTGCGATCCGCTACGCAGGGGACTCGCTGACCGAATCGGTCGTCGTGTTCAACGGCGACGTGCTGACCGATGTCGATCTCGCGGCGGTCTTGCGGCTGCACCGTGAGCGCGGCGCCAAGGCGACTGTCGTGCTGACGCCGGTCGACAATCCGCGCGCCTACGGGCTCGTCGAGACCGACCCGGACGGCAACGTCAGCCGGTTTCTCGAAAAGCCCGGCGAAGACGAGATCACCTGCAACACCATCAACGCCGGCATCTACGTGCTGGAGCCCGACACGTTCGATCGCATCCCCAAGGACACCGCCTGGTCGATCGAGCGCAGCTACTTTCCGTCGCTGGTCGAACGCGGCGAGACGTTCGTGGCCTACGTCCACGGCGGCTACTGGATCGACATCGGGACGCCGGCCAAGTACCTGCAGGTGCACCGCGACATCATGGACGGACACTATGCCGCGCCGCCCTTCAACGGCGTCCCGTCGGCGTGGGTGTCGCCGGACGCGCGGGTCGATCCGGGCGCCGAGATCCACTCGCCGTGTTTCATCGATGAAGGTTCGGTGATCAAGGCTGGCGCGAAGATCCTGCCCTACTCGGTGATCGGGCGGCAGACCCACATCGAGGAAGGGGCGATCGTCGACGGCGCCATCGTCTGGCCCAACGGCTGGATCGGCGCCGAGGCGGCGCTGCACGGCGCGATTCTCGGACGCAACGTTCATATCGGCAGAAACGCCATCCTCCGCTCGCCGGCCGTGCTCGGCGACAAGACGGTCATCACGGATTTTTCACACTTCTGA
- the pgsA gene encoding CDP-diacylglycerol--glycerol-3-phosphate 3-phosphatidyltransferase → MNLPNALTVGRIFLVPLLVVVLLTKFEGRVILGMRKELVGAAIFGIAALTDVLDGYLARRRKQVTTLGQLMDPFADKLLITAALVSLVQLDLAPAWMVAVILGRELAVTVLRGIAHGKGVVIAASPMGKLKMLSEVIAILALILSQDHLQQFYVVGTVALWVALVTATISGVDYYRKFVRLG, encoded by the coding sequence ATGAACCTTCCGAACGCACTGACCGTCGGCAGGATCTTTCTGGTTCCCCTGCTCGTCGTCGTGCTGCTCACCAAGTTCGAGGGACGCGTGATCCTCGGCATGCGGAAGGAACTGGTCGGCGCCGCGATCTTCGGGATCGCCGCGCTCACCGACGTGCTCGACGGCTACCTGGCACGCCGGCGCAAGCAAGTCACGACCCTTGGTCAGTTGATGGACCCCTTCGCCGACAAGCTGCTGATCACGGCAGCCCTCGTCTCGCTGGTCCAGCTCGATCTGGCGCCGGCCTGGATGGTCGCGGTGATTCTCGGGCGGGAGCTCGCCGTCACCGTGCTCCGCGGCATCGCGCACGGCAAGGGAGTGGTCATTGCCGCCTCGCCGATGGGGAAGCTGAAGATGCTGTCCGAAGTGATCGCCATCCTCGCACTGATCTTGAGCCAGGATCACCTGCAGCAGTTCTACGTGGTCGGCACGGTTGCGCTCTGGGTGGCGCTCGTCACCGCGACGATCTCGGGCGTCGACTACTATCGGAAGTTCGTCCGTCTGGGCTGA
- the bamD gene encoding outer membrane protein assembly factor BamD yields MNHMKTMSTFAALAVVAVLLGACASGGPKKPPAGTPEPDKFLFDRGNENLAKRRWAVAREYYRQLVDSYPQSPYRADAKLGVGDTYMGEKTAEQYVLAINEFHEFLNFYPTSKRAHYAQFRLAMAHFSQLKSPMRDQTETRDAIRELQVYVTRYPDQPLLAEARQHLREAKDRLDEWDVGVADHYFRIRWYPGAVGRLVPMLKSDPEYTGRDRAYYMLAASYEKLNRPAEALPYYERLVKEFEESEYLELAKKRITDIKSTLPAAGVKDAAKGALPQ; encoded by the coding sequence ATGAACCACATGAAGACGATGTCGACGTTTGCGGCCCTGGCGGTCGTGGCCGTCCTGCTGGGCGCCTGCGCCAGCGGCGGCCCGAAGAAACCACCGGCCGGCACTCCCGAACCGGACAAGTTCCTCTTCGACCGCGGCAACGAAAACCTGGCGAAACGGCGTTGGGCAGTGGCGCGCGAGTACTATCGGCAGCTCGTCGACAGCTACCCGCAGAGCCCGTATCGGGCCGACGCGAAGCTCGGAGTCGGCGACACCTACATGGGCGAAAAGACCGCCGAGCAGTACGTGTTGGCGATCAACGAGTTCCACGAGTTCCTGAATTTCTACCCGACCAGCAAGCGCGCCCACTATGCGCAGTTCCGTCTGGCGATGGCGCACTTCTCCCAGTTGAAGTCGCCGATGCGCGACCAGACCGAGACGCGCGACGCGATCAGGGAGCTGCAGGTCTACGTCACGCGCTATCCCGACCAGCCGCTGCTCGCCGAGGCACGGCAGCACCTGCGCGAAGCCAAGGATCGCCTCGACGAGTGGGACGTCGGCGTGGCCGACCACTATTTCCGGATCAGGTGGTATCCGGGCGCCGTCGGCCGCCTGGTGCCGATGCTCAAGAGCGATCCGGAGTACACCGGGCGCGACAGGGCGTACTACATGCTTGCCGCGTCGTACGAGAAGCTGAATCGCCCGGCCGAGGCGCTGCCCTACTACGAACGCCTGGTGAAGGAGTTCGAGGAGAGCGAGTATCTCGAGCTGGCGAAGAAGCGGATTACCGACATCAAATCGACGCTGCCGGCGGCCGGCGTGAAGGATGCCGCCAAAGGAGCGCTGCCACAATGA
- a CDS encoding NAD-dependent epimerase/dehydratase family protein, translated as MKALVTGAAGFIGSHLTAALLDRGATVVGLDCFTSYYPRADKERNLQENRLREGFRFAETSVESADLPALLDGVTHVFHLAAQAGVRKSWGSDFKTYTVNNIDATQLLLEACVGRPLVRFVYASSSSVYGDRAPIPMREDALPQPVSPYGVTKLAAEQLGYLYHVNYGLPVVAMRYFTVYGPRQRPDMAFHRFIRAALRDEPITLYGDGQQTRDFTFVADAVAGTIAAGERGVNGRSYNLGGGSRVSMNDVIRIVERLAGHPLTIAREPAQKGDMRDTYADASLARRDLAFEPSVSLEEGIEAEYRWLATLPVPA; from the coding sequence ATGAAGGCACTCGTGACCGGCGCCGCCGGCTTCATCGGGTCGCATCTCACGGCGGCCCTCCTCGACCGGGGCGCGACCGTCGTCGGGCTCGACTGCTTCACCAGCTACTATCCGCGCGCGGACAAGGAAAGAAATCTCCAGGAGAACCGCCTCCGGGAAGGCTTCCGTTTCGCGGAGACGTCTGTCGAATCAGCGGACCTGCCGGCGCTCCTCGACGGCGTCACGCACGTGTTCCATCTCGCGGCGCAGGCCGGCGTCCGCAAGAGCTGGGGCAGCGATTTCAAGACGTATACGGTGAACAACATCGACGCGACGCAGCTGCTCCTGGAGGCGTGCGTCGGCCGCCCGCTGGTTCGCTTCGTCTACGCGTCGAGCTCGTCGGTTTACGGCGACCGCGCGCCGATCCCGATGCGCGAGGACGCGCTGCCCCAACCGGTTTCTCCCTACGGCGTCACGAAACTGGCCGCGGAACAGCTCGGCTACCTCTATCATGTGAACTACGGACTGCCGGTCGTCGCGATGCGATATTTCACGGTCTACGGACCGCGGCAACGACCCGACATGGCCTTCCACCGCTTCATCCGCGCGGCTCTTCGCGACGAGCCCATCACGCTCTACGGCGACGGCCAACAGACCCGCGACTTCACGTTCGTGGCCGATGCCGTCGCCGGCACCATCGCGGCCGGCGAGCGCGGCGTCAACGGCCGGTCCTACAACCTCGGCGGCGGCTCGCGCGTGTCGATGAACGACGTCATCCGGATCGTCGAGCGTCTGGCCGGGCATCCGCTGACCATCGCGCGTGAGCCCGCCCAGAAAGGCGACATGCGCGACACCTATGCCGACGCGTCGCTGGCTCGCCGGGATCTCGCGTTCGAGCCGAGCGTGTCGCTGGAAGAAGGGATCGAAGCCGAATACCGGTGGCTGGCAACGCTGCCGGTGCCCGCATGA
- a CDS encoding thioesterase family protein — protein sequence MPPRSVSTLRVRYAETDKMGVVYYANYLVWFEVGRADLLRSLGWTYREMEAAGISLPVIEAHCTYQRPSRYDDAIEIRTEGRMLSPVRMEFTYDVLKAEDGSVAAQGRTVHAALDPQGRPCRLPARVREAFA from the coding sequence ATGCCGCCGCGATCGGTCTCGACGCTCCGCGTCCGCTACGCCGAAACCGATAAAATGGGAGTCGTCTATTACGCGAACTATCTGGTCTGGTTCGAAGTCGGCCGCGCCGATCTGCTGCGCTCGCTCGGCTGGACCTACCGCGAAATGGAAGCGGCGGGCATCTCGCTGCCGGTGATCGAGGCGCACTGCACGTATCAGCGTCCGTCCCGCTACGACGATGCCATCGAGATTCGGACGGAGGGGCGGATGCTGTCGCCGGTGCGGATGGAGTTTACCTACGACGTGTTGAAAGCCGAAGACGGAAGCGTCGCCGCCCAGGGCCGGACCGTTCACGCCGCCCTCGATCCGCAAGGCCGGCCGTGCCGGCTGCCGGCGCGCGTTCGCGAGGCGTTCGCATGA
- the rpe gene encoding ribulose-phosphate 3-epimerase translates to MSRRIVIAPSLLSADFAALGEAVRVAQDAGADCLHYDVMDGHFVPNITMGPAILRSLTRIARVPFDVHLMVEAPDRYIEAFAAAGAASIAVHAEAAVHLHRTIQAIKAAGAKAGVALNPATPPGALEEIAADLDYVLVMTVNPGFGGQTFIPRSESKIRAVRELLQRSGSSAPIAVDGGIDVHTAPRVVAAGADVLVAGSAVFGNADPARAIRELREAATAAVC, encoded by the coding sequence GTGAGCCGCCGCATCGTCATCGCGCCGTCGCTGCTCTCGGCCGATTTCGCGGCGCTCGGCGAGGCGGTGCGCGTCGCGCAGGACGCCGGCGCCGATTGCCTTCACTACGACGTGATGGACGGACACTTCGTACCGAACATCACGATGGGTCCGGCGATTCTCAGGTCGCTGACGCGCATAGCCAGGGTTCCCTTCGACGTGCACCTGATGGTCGAGGCGCCGGATCGCTACATCGAGGCGTTCGCGGCCGCGGGCGCGGCGAGCATTGCGGTGCATGCCGAAGCCGCCGTGCATCTGCACCGTACGATTCAGGCGATCAAGGCTGCGGGGGCGAAAGCGGGCGTCGCGCTGAATCCGGCCACGCCGCCTGGAGCGCTCGAGGAGATCGCCGCCGACCTCGATTACGTGCTGGTGATGACGGTCAATCCCGGTTTCGGCGGGCAGACTTTTATTCCGCGATCGGAGTCTAAGATCCGGGCCGTACGGGAGCTCCTGCAGCGGAGTGGCAGCTCGGCTCCGATTGCCGTGGATGGGGGCATCGACGTGCACACCGCTCCGCGGGTGGTCGCGGCCGGCGCCGACGTCCTGGTGGCCGGCAGCGCCGTATTCGGCAACGCCGATCCCGCGCGCGCCATCCGCGAGTTGCGCGAGGCGGCGACGGCCGCCGTCTGCTGA
- a CDS encoding PASTA domain-containing protein has product MALSTRVWGAGKRVLLAGALVLTYFVFAAGAMRFALRTRDVVVPAVGGTTVNQANAILAASGLNLRVEEARRSDTAVPAGQIVSQDPQAGVKTRRERSVKVWVSAGARAASVPSLLGESERAAEMRVRQEGLQVASIAEVRSDDYTADTIIAQNPPAKTSGARVTLLLNRRENSGTYVMPDLIGVNGDRAADVLRTRGFRVSVVGDHPYPGVPSGIVLRQSPQGGFQIGVSDPISLEVSR; this is encoded by the coding sequence ATGGCGTTATCGACGCGCGTCTGGGGCGCCGGGAAGCGGGTGCTTCTGGCCGGCGCGCTGGTGCTCACCTATTTCGTGTTCGCTGCCGGTGCGATGCGGTTCGCGCTGAGAACGCGCGATGTCGTGGTTCCTGCCGTTGGCGGCACGACCGTCAACCAGGCCAACGCCATCCTGGCCGCTTCGGGCCTCAACCTGCGGGTTGAAGAAGCGCGGCGATCTGACACGGCGGTGCCGGCAGGACAAATCGTGAGCCAGGACCCGCAGGCTGGCGTGAAGACGCGGCGCGAGCGGAGCGTGAAGGTGTGGGTCAGCGCGGGCGCGCGGGCCGCCTCGGTTCCATCGCTGCTCGGCGAGTCCGAGCGGGCCGCTGAGATGCGAGTGCGACAGGAAGGGCTCCAGGTCGCGTCGATCGCCGAAGTGCGCTCGGACGACTACACGGCCGACACGATCATCGCGCAGAATCCGCCCGCCAAGACGAGCGGCGCCCGTGTCACGCTGCTGCTCAACCGCCGCGAGAACAGCGGCACCTACGTCATGCCGGATCTGATCGGCGTCAACGGCGACCGCGCCGCCGACGTGTTGCGCACGCGCGGCTTCCGGGTGTCGGTGGTCGGCGATCATCCCTACCCCGGCGTCCCCTCCGGCATCGTCCTGCGGCAGAGCCCGCAGGGGGGCTTTCAGATCGGCGTCAGCGATCCGATTTCGCTGGAGGTGAGCCGGTGA